Genomic DNA from Cucurbita pepo subsp. pepo cultivar mu-cu-16 chromosome LG13, ASM280686v2, whole genome shotgun sequence:
CAATTTAGGAATTATAAAGTTTGAGACAAAGCATACTAAGTGCTGAGCTTTGAAACTGTTTACTTGTGAAgtattaaatttgtatatttatatgCTTAGAGTATCCGTTGGtagactttttaaaataagaaacttCTGGCGTAAACTTTTGTGTGGCGCAATTGCTTGATTTTGGGTCAAAATAATTCTTGTAAGTTTGCTTAATAGGCGTGGGAAGGATGATGCTTCTGTCATCGTGTTCTGGTTATTAGTACTTACTCATCCGGTTATTGGACATAGAAATCTTAGTGGATATGCTTTGGCCTTTCGATTGTGTTTGGGAGTGTTTTCTCTCCTAGTATATTAAAAGTGCTTTgtcaaataaaatcattttcactGTGCTTGGCAACgtgtgaaaattttgtttatggaTGAAGAAACGTTTAGTGGACACTTCTAATCATTCATGATATTGGTTCAGAATCGGGATTCTATTAAATGAAATCTTCGTTTTTGAGAAAAGAAGTATCTTGAGAAATGGCATCCCGCTTATTGATTATTGAAGTGTTGTGGTGTGaatcatactttttttttttctttggaattattttgggttttttgTTTAAAGATTTTTAGAAAAGCATTTCTTTTATCAAACAATCTTTGGAAGTCACAGACTTCTGAATTCTGGTGTTAGCTATTGTTACATTTACTCGTGTGTTATCTTATTCTTCCCTTCTTTAAAATCTCTCAGAAATTGtcttatgaaatattattctGGTGTTTTTTAGTTTCCATGAGTTGAATCTCGGATAACTTGAGCAGTAGATACAATGATCGTCGTTTACTTTTATGCCTTATCATAATATCCATTGATTAATTGATTTAGCTACTAAAAAAAGCCTGCATTGCCTTCATGGTCTATATGATGTTTGCTGCTTCTTGAACACGATATAGACTATGACATTAACCCAATGAGTTGTGTGCCTGTATTTCTTTCATGGTCTGTATGCTGTTTGCTGCTGCTAGAATGCAATATAGACTATGACATTAAACCGAGGGTGTGTTGTGCCTGCATTTCTTTCATGGTCTATCTGATGTTTTCTGCTACTAGGACGCGATATAGACTATGACATTAAATCGAGGGTGTGTTGTGCCTGCATTTCTTTCATGGTCTATCTGATGCTTCTGCTACTAGAACGCGATATAGACTATGACATTAAACCGAGGTTGAGTTGTGCCTGCATTTCGTTCATGGTCTATATGATGTTTGCTGCTGCCAGAACACGATAAAGACTGACATTTAAGGATGAGCTGTAACAACTTCCATGATTTATCCTCATGTTCTGGATCAGAATTATTCTCTCTTACTCACTTGTGATTTGTGAATCTGTGATTGGTACTCTTGTTATTATCGTTGAGAACCATATTTGTTACCATATTCTTCTTATCCAGGTTCCCCTTCCACCCAAGTTTTGATTGAATGATTCATTCGGTTGAGTGAAACTCTTTCTCCTGAATTGGAAAttggatttgaaattattttagtgTTTACTACGCCTCTGCAATTTCGCCCTTTCTGATAAAGGTTGGTTTGAAGTATTCTTTCCAGGCTTAAGATGCTGAACATATGTAATATTTGTAGCTGTGTTGGTTNttttttagtttttttttttttttttttcctctgttttttgctttttataataattttttgttttaaacataaaaaaagttttcatGAGATGATTAATCATGAGAGGTACATAGAGAGGTCTTAACTATGCCTTAAGAAACTTAATTGAATATAGATATATTACATTAACAAAGTTTGATGATTAtggacaaaattttcaaaatgtttttagTATTACTTGTCTCAACATTGAagaatctttcttttatctttttatctcTCGACTTCTCGGGATGGACATGGCAACTATGGAAAAGCTATGCTCGTGTTGGCATATGTAAACGTATGAATGTGCACACACTttgagaaggaaatgaaactATTACATGCACATGCTTGAAGAGGATAGTCCAACTCTAGAATTCACGTTGCATTGGTAGGTAAAATTTCAAGTAGATTTAACTAGTTGGCTATATCTTTTGCTATCTCTTTATAGCTTCATGCCTATGATTCTTGTCTCATTATGCATCTCTTCGTAGCTTCTTGCCTATAATTCTTGTCTCACTAGAGGAGAGTGCAAGGGCTGTGTAATGATCACCAATAAAGACTTTCACACTTTTACTAGAGAGTAGAAATATTTCGTGACGGTAGTGACACGATCAAACTTGAATTAGGTTTGGCACTATTGAATGTGTATTAATGGGAAACTAAAAAGCATGAAACGGACTTTAAGAGATTCAATATATGTTTAACGCGAAAGAGAGCATCTACTAAAGCGACTTTGATGTTAAATCCCAAAGACTTGAAAGAAACGTTTCTAAGTTAAGCTAGACCATAATTAATATCAAGTGTAATACCCTGTAGTTTGAATTGCATTATGTCATTTATGGGTGGGTAATCTCAAGGACTAAAATGGAGTATTATTGAAATCTCATGTAAAAGAGAGAGTTATGCCCTCTAAAAGATTGCTTATTAGCATGGGcaaggaagagaagaagaagaaaaaagtagggcaatatgatgagtggTAGCTATCTTGTCAAAAGGTTGCCTAATGTTATTGTGGTTATCCTCAAATTATGATAGTGGATTAGGATTTTAATCCAAAGTTTGGTGAGCAAAAAAGAAGCTAAGTGATTGTCTtaatccaaattaaaaatgCACTACCACTCCCTTAACTGCACTTAGCATCATAATCTAAAGCATATACATTCATTGCACGTTTAAGTATGGAAAATCACACAAAGTTCAAGATGTTACCCAATGAGTTAATCTATCCATGTATATAATTGAAGCAAGAAAACGATAGgcataaaaaagtaacatAATGGTTCAATCTCATGAAACATCAATTATTCGAAGGAAGGAAATGGAGACCTCAATGTGCTTAAAGTTTGATTTGTCTTTCATTTTAACAAGGGTATGGGTAGAGCCAACCCTGCTAACTATTAAGGACGAGTCCTTCCATTGCTAATAACCATCGAAAGGCTATAGTTATACACAAGAGTCACCTAGAAGTACAATATGTGATGTATGTAAagtaaaggagaagaagaaaacttaTCTTCGAAGAGCCgatgatttctttctttctaaagATTTCACATCTTCGAAAATCTTTTCCCTTCTACTAAAAGGTCAGCCATCGAGTATTTTCGAGAACCAACCGTCCGCCCTTTTTGAAAAGTACGTAGACTCCTCGGACGCTATTAATATGAAGGAACGTCCTTTTACCACAAAgaataatgaatgaaaatgtgctcaaattctttcattaatgagaaataaccatgtataattattaaatgacatgaaaataTAACTATGATAGATTGAAATCATTAGTGTTTGAggataaaaaaatggaaagaaaaaaaaaacttaaatttatagCGGAAAGAAACACAAGacaacatttttattatagtcACACGAAACGAAAgtatttcaaaacttttgtaaCACAACTATTACAATGtcataaataattacaacgaaagagaaaatgtTTAGGGATACATTCAAATCTTTATCCACCAATAATTTTCTCATATTCTTTTTGGAAGTAGacatgaaaaaggaaataaaatgatGGCGCAAAAGAAATGGtatataaaagagaaaaaagaagagaaacttGGGCATTTGAATGATGAACACTATTGGATGAACATGAAGGAACAGAAAGAAAGCCAAGAAAACAAGCATCTAAAATAGGACAAACACTATAAAGATGTTTTGGgcattttcctctctctctgcccAAAAAAATCACCAAATTATAGAACCCAAAAAAGCTCCAATAATGTACATTTTGGAGCTCTATCCAATACTTTATAGGACACCCACCACAAGAATTTGAATcgaaagagagaaagggaaagaaCATCACCAAATACCattcaacaaaaacatatattgAGGTTGCTTTAATGGGGTTCATTGAAAAGCTAcccattcattcattcattcatttatttgttcgTTTATTTTTGCAATCTCTCTAtaaaattctttcttttttaacaaaagGAAAACCTGAATTGACAAGATGAGCAATAGGAGGGGTAGGATGCAGGGGATGGTGGCACTAACCCATGCGCACTTTGACCCACAACTTGTCATCTATCATCCCCTgtctctctttatttttctttttggcttttttcttctttttcttcctttgctTACTCCATCATCCTTCCTAACACAATTGTCTTTCCccatcaaattattttcacttttgtaTATAATGGATCAGTCCaagtactttttaaaaaaacatgtattaTTCTATACGATATtcattcttttaagttttaagctatagaggaaagaaaaggaaaggaagatCGGTCAAGTTTCCGCCTATGTAATTTGATGTTTGCTTTTGGTGAAATAGAAATCTCCTAATTCGGTTGATCATTTCGGTATGGGATTTTAGGTATCATACCGTATTATACGTTTAGGGTATTTGGTTCCTTGTATAACTCTTAAGTTAAGCAGTTGAGCATATGTTTGATATGTTGAGTGACTCACTTGTTCAAGCTACTAGTTTGGTAATTCGGTATGTGTCTTCACAATTATAAGTTCCTAAAGAATCCACAAACTTGTACTTCTATAACCTATTCCTTTTTACACTACAAATCCATAATTTAAGCCAAACATCATGGCAAACAAAACATCATGCTTCTAATGGACGAAAACAATTTTCGTTTTGCAAAGTCATCTGAAGCACACCCTCGATCAAAGTATGATATTGAATAGCAATAGCAGTTGTTCATTATGAATTATTCTCTCCTTTACGTACCAAAATTTGTGAGTTCATTCAAAAGGGCAAAGGAAACAATAATATTGTTTAGCAACAATCTACAACCCTTAATATTAGAGGACAAATGGAGCCTAAGGAACATTGTCTGGAAGGGGCCCTCTTGTTTCATATTGGCTGGAAGTTTGTTCGCGATCATGGATATATAACATATGATGTACACTACAAGTAAAATTGCAAAGACTGAACCAACTGTGAAGTTTCTGATACTATTGGACAGGAAACATGCTGAAATCTGTACCTTTCCCACATATCTACTAACAGCTTCCCACCCAAATCTCAGACACACTCACAGCTGAGtgagggagagaaaaaaagacaaagaaagagaaatggtCAAGATGTTTCTAATGACAATGTTGACTAAGCAGTCCACTCAATCAGACAAGAGCCTCAAGTGTGGGGAAGcagtattttttgtttttcaagttCTCTTTTCTTCGGTAAAGATTATGGTATTACATGAATCAGAGAAAAGCTCTTTATTGAATGGAAGACTAACTTTCAAAGCAAGTATACAATTGCTTGCAAGTGTGGCTGTTCCCTCCACCAATCAGACAAGATTTTCCACTCTGAAAGTAACTTTTTACCTTACTGACTGAGTGTGGTTAGGACCTCAGCTACACTCTATGTCTTTTAGCAGCTAGTAAAATGTGATCCCCAGTTCCACCAACAAGCTAAGATTTGAccagattttaaaaataacatgcTTGATTGAAGCAATTTTACACGGTTggccattaattttttagcaGCTCAACATCGTGCAACTCTAGCATCTAGTATCACTTTCCCGGACGACAGAAACTTGACAGTGATTGAAACAACAAGACTAAGAAATAATGAACTAAGGTTAAAGTTTGAGTTAATCTTATTTTCCAAAAACCATCAAGTCAACAATAtcatttttgcaaaaaaaaaaaaNaaaaaaaaaaaaaaaaaaaaaaaaactttataggAGTGCCGGGTGTTGACAACTTTCGTACGACGATGTTTCAATTGACTAGGTCTCTTATGAAGTAGGATGACGTTGAAGTTTTCTACTGAGTCTAGATCTCTATCGACTTTGAAAGCTCATATATCATGTAAATTTTTCGACATACCTAGAGAAGATATTGCAATGTCTACTACTTTCATTCAATCAGAGAGCGTGATCATATACCTAAGCCAAAGATCTTAATTACAGAAAAGTGCCTTTCTTTCACctcaactttaaaattttaatctcttCGTTGTGCTAAACAAATATACATCGGGACTTGGTAAGAAAGCCAAATCTGAAAAAAGATGAACCACCAATAAAAGACTTGAGTACTCTGCATCTCTCAGCAGTGTTTTTAAATCTAGTCTATTTCCAGTGACGCAATAAATAAGCCTCGAGTTATCTATCTttataaaacttaattaataactttacatgaatataatataatatgatagTTAGTGCCttgaaaattgaagtttttttttcagcTACTTCTGCCTTTCTAGTGATGTCCtccctccttttccttctccttttctatctttttgtGGGAAGGTGGGAGAAGGTTGAGTATGCATTTAAAATTGTGGCCATTATCTTTAATTATTGCTCTGAAATTTAAAGGATAAGATGTAAATGATTGGATCGAATTGCACTAAATATAACCAAAATGAACCTAAAGGGTGAAAAAGCATCTGGGAAGAGACTGCATCAGGGCCAATTTACAATCCTATAGTCTTATCCCAAACCTCAAGAATAGATGGAGAAAAGGTTAAGATGGTAGAATGATACTAAGAGAATTGGTATGCCTCAGACCTTTAAGATTCAGACACCAAGAAGAAAGAGACGTAACTATAACCTCCACTTAGTGCTATGATTGGTTCAATATCATCTATGAGACTAAGGGGtcaagttttttatttttattttgttgttagtTTAGAGAGGATTGGAGCcgtgtattttaaaatgagattGAAGTCATTAACCTATTAATAGCTTCATTAGACATCTACCCTATTGATAGTTGATGAATAGGAATGCTAAAGAGGGCTTTGCTTGCCTTGTCCGTCTTTCTTTTGCTTACATCACTAGATTGATTTGTTTAGTAGagctattttttcttcttcttgttaatattattgtcattttttaaattttagattgacTTCTCCACATCCTTTGATGTAccgttcttctttttctaaccATTCTATCATAACAATAATTATACTTCCCACAATATGTATGCTCTCTCTGATGTAAGCAAGATATGATGTGAAAACTATTATCACAGAGATAATCAATTctcatgtatatatatatatatatatgaatcaTGCATATATCACAAACACATACTGTTCGACATCAAGTAGCCATAACGAGCAGGAAGATACACAACAGATATAGTAGAGTACCTGAATGATCTCATGACATGAAAGCAAAGAAGCCGTGCCATAATAGGACATAGACAAGATCTGCATGATATTCAAGTGATTCAAGCTCTGACAAACTTTCTCAAAATCATCCACGTTCTTGAGAGTGGGCCAATGAAACCTTTTACATGCTATAAAGCATCTTCACCACCAAACTTCCCATTCTCCCAAAACAATATCTTCTCCCCTTCAAAGACCCAGAAAGCTTTCAATAAGGCCTAAAAGATGCAGCCTAGTGAAGTCACAAGTCTCCAATATCTCATCCCCTCCAATTTATCTCCATATGCTACTCACTTTCCCATGGCTCAGAACAACTTATCTACAATGCAACTTAATGAACTCTCCAATCCTCTATATAACTTCCAAGGTTCTTCTCAGTTCCAAGATTTTAATCGACATCCATGCTTGAGTAGCAATTCAACTTCTGATGAAGCAGATGAGCAACAGCAAAGCCTCATTGACGAGAGGAAGCAGAGAAGGATGGTATCCAATAGAGAGTCGGCACGCCGGTCACGTATGCGCAAACAGAAGCATTTGGACGAGCTTTGGTCTCAAGTGGTTTGGCTTCGGAATGAGAACCATCAGCTTATAGATAAGTTGAACCAAGTTTCAGACTGCCATGACAAGGTTGTTCAAGAAAATGCTCAACTCAAAGAGCAGACTTCTGAACTCCGTCAAATGATCACAGAACTACAGGTCAATAATCCTTACCCCAAATTCAGAGAACTTGAAGAAATCCCCCCCAACACACCATCCGAGAGCTGAGTCTGCACCAAGATAAGCCAGGGTGAGGAGGAAATTTTTTCCAGTCCCTGTCTCCATATATGGTTCTTCTGTCTTCAGTCTTTTCCTCCGGTCAGTCTGTAACATCATGCACGTAAAGAAGAACTGCAATAACTACTATTTGAGCATTTTCGTTGATTAATGCTTAATTGTGATTTTAACTTTTGGCATACAAAGCCAGCTTAGATCTTCGGAGTTAGCTCCATATGGAAACACAGTGAAGGATCCATcgtaattttatttcaaatatagttCTAAAAACTAATGACAACAGGACAACAAATTATGGGCAATGGTTCCTTGTCTCACCCCAACTTGGTATTCTCTTCGAGTGGTGTGGATGGTGAGAAGAgtgtttaatgatattaagagGCTTTGGGAGGATTATCAGGATAGTTTCATTCATTTGGCTTCCTCTTGAAACAGATTTTCTAAAGATTTTTGCAACTatcttatttctttgtttagctGATTGCGCGTTGTTTCTGTAGCTTCTCAGACGGGATTTTTTTCAGCTGTTCCTTACTTttgtacattttattttaccaaTGAAGTTGCTTACAAATTTGACGTGTTTAAGAAAAACCAGTACAGGAAAAATTTTCTTAACAGTAGCTACGCTGATTAAGTTTCATATTGTGCAGTGAAGATAGTAGCAATCCAGATGTTGAGTGTACTGAACAAGGAAAGCAATGAGCCAAATGATTGGATTATTTATATGTGATGGAGAAATAAGTGGTGGTGGATGGTCTTGGCTATTACAGATTAcccttaaaaattaaaacgaacaaaaaaatatccaatcaaattttgagCACTGCTAACAGCTTTTTGAGAGGTTTCGCGTTTGTGAATAGACCAGAGTAACATGATTGTGTATAGTTTTCTGTTGACCAATGACTACcactcttttcctttttaattgtGTTTCATAACACAGACACTTTTCaccttttgtttctttaacaCATTCTTGAGCATCTTTTGctaatttcaaaatacaaaCCAATGCTGAATTCTGGTAGTGTACAACTACTAATCCTCTAAATTCAGATGTTATAGAACCACGCCGATCCCGATCCGATAACAGCACACAAAATACAAGGACAACCAGCCAAATCTAGTTGTGTTCCAAAGATTTGAGCACAAGAAGATTGAGGAGATAAGTCCATTGCCTTCACAATTGATGAACTGTGCAGAAGGTTTTTTCGTAATCTTCTGCACAGTTCATCAATCACTAACTAAAGTGGGAGTATTTGGATCAACCCCAGGAGGAGACCTAAGTCTTCAGGGGTAAATCATGAAGAGAAAGAACTCGTAAAGCTAACAGTCATTCCATTAATCGATTGGAGACAATCGATATGGTATAGGCAACGAAGCTCTTGGTTATCCTAACTTTAAAACCCAACGTAATAACAAGAACCTTGAGAGGTACAACGGGCGTGTCTTTGCCCTCCTTTGGAGACTATGGTTTGAAAGAAATGCTAGAATTTTTCTTGGTCAAGAGATTAACATGGTTATTTTTTGGGACTTGGCCACTCTTTTTGCTTCTACTTGGTCCTCCacaattatattttgtaatcATAGCTTAACTCATATTTACACcacttgggcttgggcttccTCTACTTAATGTCTAATGTCCTCTTGTATCATTAGTCTCAGCCAGGTTTCATCATGCGCTTTCTAATATGTAGACGATGGAGGAGTCAACCCTTTTGTCTCTTTTGAGTGTTTGTCTTGTGACTGCTGGGTTGTAGTTCTTGGagaaagaatgattcgttcctcCCTATTTCCGGTTCGATCCACATTGTACCGGAGTTAATGGGCAAATTCCGGCCATCAGTCCAAATCTTAGAACTCAAATACCAATTTTGTGCAAACCAGATGCTGAAGTTCTAATCAAAATGGTCAAAAGTTCTCCACGGAATTTATTGAAACTGGGTGGAATAGATAACCCCACAGCACACACAATAACCCCAACAGAAAACGTATGAACATCCGCAGAGTGCCAACACTCAATTCACGGTAAAGCCAGGCATAGAAGACTGATGAAATCTCATAGCCAAGTGATGAAATCTTGAGAGGTAATTTCTAGTGCCCATATTCAGATACATTAtagaaaacccaaaaggaaTTTACTCCATTTTCACTGTTCCATTTGAAAGCTTGGGGTAATTTGAGCATCGTTTTCTGGATTTCTTTTCGAAAAGTTTCTAGTAGTAAATTCCCAAGCAAGAACCCAGCAAGCAAATCTAGCATACATACCAACTGTGATAAGTCCTCATCTCAGACTCGAGATCGCAAAATCAAAAATCTGGAAGAACAAGATTACAAAATCCAGCAAAGACCCAACATCGGAACAAGCTTCCTTTCAAGAAAACTTCCCAGAAAAACCACAAACATGAAGATGATCTAAATGCATTTCCAAGacacattaatttaattgttccTCCATAGAAGTGACTAGAGAGGAAAATTCATACCTGAAAATGCGCAGATGAGAGATGGGGAGTGGATGAAAAGGGATTTTTGGTGAAGTTTGCTTTTCATCTCCTCCATCCAGAGAGGGAAATCACCCCACTTTTGTTGACCCCTCAGAACAAATTGTGTTTTCTTAATTACTTTTCGCACTAAAAGTACGTAAAATGTCCTGATTTTTGGTCGCAACTCCATTAGCTTAGATCTAATATTGATTTAAATGTAAGAGCATTATCCCACGTCccttaatttagagaatgatgtttataaacaaataatgcTTTCTCCATTGCTACTTAAgcttataaacaaaatatactcTCCTCTCTCagttggtacgaggccttttgggaagcccataGCAAATACAtaagagtttatgttcaaagtggacaatatcataccattgtggacaGTCGTGTTCGTTTAACATCCATCGCTTTATTCCACCTTaaagacaatatcataccattatggagagtcgtgttcgtctaacatacATCACCTTATTTCACCTTTCTTTAGGTCAAAAATGTGcactcaattttaatttatttataaaatatttaaaaaaatctttaacgtatatttattcttaaaatatctcGATCCTTTCTGGCATTTTTCCAATTGAGatggattaaaaattaattttattttttgtcttgttcattttaactttttttttttataatgcaTGTCAAATATTGTTAAAACGTGTACAAATAAATAGCTTAGAGATCAAATGCGTCTATCAATCAAATGATTAAACCGTTTTTACggtaataattaataattgacaaaaaaaaaataaagaacataaaaatttataaatgaatttgaaagtaATTAAGTCGAATAATATTTTCTGTAAATTTATGAGCAAAGTGAGGACCAAACAAAAGTAAAGGCTAAATTGTTGAAAgcataaaagtttataaatgagTTTATAGCTAAGTCGACGagataattataataataccttcctttaaatttaagaaataaaaaatataaaagagttttttttttcttaatttttgagtttttggtCAATAATTacgttcaaaattttaatagaataaaatataaattatttgtattcAAATTGGAACCtgaaagttttaaattattagataaattCAATGTATTAatacatacttttttttttttatatataccaaataaacaaaataattattaaagtcAAGTTTGgtaatatttacttttgtttcaatttaaataaaatggaaggcgtttcgattttttttaattattatttttgtattggaaaaataaaattatgaatatatttggtaataataatttttttttgtttgtttcttaaagttttttattttaaaatataaaatctcatatgaaaataagtttttaaaatataaatttaaaaagtaattatataatcgagaaaaatcaaatattctttagtattttttattattaaaaaaatgagaaaccaATAAGAAAAGCATGATACGTTTATTGTGAAGAGAACAAATCACTATTtatataagagtgtggaaactttccgTAGCAGACGAGTtctaaagccttgaggggaagcccgaaagggaaagccttctgctagcggtgggtctggattgttacaaatggtatcaaagccaggtttcggacgatgtgccagtcttctcgctgttccccgaaaaggggtagacacgaggcgatgtgaagcccgaaagggaaagccttctgctagcggtgggtctggattgttacaaatggtatcagagccaggtttcggacgatgtgccagtcttctcgctgttccccgaaaaggggtagacacgaggcgatgtgccagtaaggacgctggtcccaaagagggtggatttgggagcGGTCCCACATCTATTGGAGGAAGGAgagagtgctagcgaggacgctgacctcgaagggggatggattgtaaTGTcgggaaaagcctaaagaagacaatatctagaCGGAgtggataaaaaaaagttagtttgtgaagatttaaaaataaatcctttttatataaatatataaaggtTATATGACGATGGTATGACGATATTCTCACCAACTGCCTATGCCCACCTACCAATGTCTCTGCTCTGGAGTCTGGAGAATGCTGCCTTATAAATTATCCTATCCGTGTTCATCTTGGATGTCTCAGTTTTCttattcatttcttgtttcttcGTTGCGGACCCGCCAATTTCGACCTGCAATCCGAAGGTCTATATAGCGAGTTTTCGACTAGCACTCATTTCAATCGATCGCAAGATCTTACGTTCTTGGGGTTTGCTTCTTTCTCGATCCGTTCCTTAGACTGCGGATATTTTCAGGTTTGATTTCTTCTGGATCTTCATTGAATTGTCATCTTCATTGTGCCCTTTATGTGTTTGCTGAGATCTCCCTTCCCCCCGCGCGTTTAATGGCGCTTAATTCGTTGTGCAACTCTTCACCtctgattttccttttctgatTTTAAGTATTCAAGTAGAACATTGCGGGTTTCAGATTTGAATCCTTTCCCACATTTTCTAGCTTTTTATGTGTTCTTACTCttggtttttttgtttgatttaaacAAGGATTTAGAAGTTATAGATTATGATGATTTTTATGTTGCTGATATGGTTCACTGCTTTAAGAAGATTCTAGATCTTGCTTTACTCTTGTGATTCATGGCcattgtttttataatta
This window encodes:
- the LOC111808021 gene encoding basic leucine zipper 43-like; translation: MQPSEVTSLQYLIPSNLSPYATHFPMAQNNLSTMQLNELSNPLYNFQGSSQFQDFNRHPCLSSNSTSDEADEQQQSLIDERKQRRMVSNRESARRSRMRKQKHLDELWSQVVWLRNENHQLIDKLNQVSDCHDKVVQENAQLKEQTSELRQMITELQVNNPYPKFRELEEIPPNTPSES